Proteins from one Niallia circulans genomic window:
- the yjfP gene encoding esterase yields the protein MIIIEKINIKDVPVLHIVAQENVDQPIPFIQFIHGFTSAKEHNLHFAYNLAEKGFRVVLPDAMHHGERDTGLTGMKLNLQFWDIVLKTIEEIEHIKIYFESKKLIQTDRIGLVGTSMGGIITLGALSRYPWINTAVCLMGMPYYEQFANYTIQEVKGRGYDVPLTEAEINNLLQRLGELDLSKQPEKLDNRPLMFWHGKKDEVVPYKYSRKFYESILPLYEETPENLFYITEENTGHKVSRKAMLKTIDWFTEFLEADKSL from the coding sequence ATGATTATTATTGAAAAAATAAATATAAAAGACGTACCTGTTCTGCATATTGTCGCACAAGAAAATGTTGATCAGCCCATTCCCTTCATCCAATTTATTCATGGCTTCACAAGTGCAAAGGAGCATAATCTCCATTTTGCTTATAATTTAGCAGAAAAAGGTTTTCGGGTTGTCCTGCCTGATGCGATGCATCATGGTGAAAGAGACACAGGTCTTACAGGAATGAAGCTGAATCTTCAGTTTTGGGATATTGTTCTAAAAACAATTGAAGAAATTGAGCATATCAAAATTTATTTTGAGAGTAAGAAGCTTATTCAAACAGACCGGATTGGCCTCGTCGGTACAAGCATGGGGGGAATTATTACGTTAGGAGCATTAAGCCGTTACCCATGGATTAATACTGCCGTATGTCTTATGGGCATGCCTTATTATGAGCAGTTTGCCAATTACACCATTCAAGAAGTGAAGGGACGGGGCTATGATGTGCCACTTACTGAGGCGGAAATCAATAATCTGCTGCAAAGATTAGGCGAGCTTGATTTAAGTAAACAGCCTGAAAAGCTCGATAATAGACCATTGATGTTTTGGCATGGTAAAAAGGATGAAGTGGTTCCGTATAAGTATTCTCGTAAGTTTTATGAATCGATTCTGCCATTATACGAAGAAACACCAGAGAACCTATTTTATATAACAGAAGAAAATACAGGACATAAAGTAAGCAGGAAAGCGATGCTAAAAACGATAGACTGGTTTACAGAGTTTCTTGAGGCAGATAAAAGCCTATAG